From the genome of Gracilinanus agilis isolate LMUSP501 chromosome 2, AgileGrace, whole genome shotgun sequence, one region includes:
- the PRAP1 gene encoding proline-rich acidic protein 1, producing the protein MFMIGIDHNQCAIIIDNILNQGSKVCITRIISMAQQGVTRHSWHTVDARLILLASLAVLLFQEVHGASKYKVLMNAKRRDGFSEENTNEQLNWGRKAIGQPEKDNILFEPKPKLELFTDWEKEQDPLRHFQNPVHLPEEDRDSFYHPSSIEDVIEEPRMLKRFHYEVLQGPEEDRDHIYHSAD; encoded by the exons ATGTTTATGATTGGCATAGACCATAACCAATGTGCAATTATCATTGACAACATCCTGAACCAGGGATCAAAAGTTTGTATAACAAGGATAATCTCTATGGCTCAGCAAGGTGTAACCAGGCACTCCTGGCACACTGTTGATGCAAG gtTGATCCTACTGGCCAGCTTAGCTGTTCTACTGTTCCAAGAGGTCCATGGAGCCTCCAAATACAAG GTCTTAATGAATGCCAAAAGAAGGGACGGCTTCTCTGAAGAGAACACTAATGAACAATT GAATTGGGGCCGAAAGGCTATTGGCCAACCAGAAAAAGACAACATTCTCTTTGAACCCAAGCCCAAATTGGAACTTTTCACAGATTGGGAGAAAGAACAAG ATCCCTTGAGACATTTCCAAAATCCGGTGCACTTACCTGAAGAAGACAGAGATTCCTTCTACCACCCAAGTTCTATAGAGGATGTCATTGAAGAACCCAGAATGCTGAAGAGATTTCATTATGAAGTGCTTCAGGGGCCAGAAGAAGACAGAGACCATATCTACCACAGTGCAGATTAA